One Rattus rattus isolate New Zealand chromosome 12, Rrattus_CSIRO_v1, whole genome shotgun sequence genomic window carries:
- the LOC116913769 gene encoding olfactory receptor 10G3-like, with product MERVNHTLLTEFILTGVPHPPRLRTFLFVFFLLIYILTQLGNMLILITVCADTQLHARPMYIFLGALSVIDMGISTIIVPRLMMNFTPGIKPIPFGGCVAQLYFYHFLGSTVCYLYTTMAYDRYLAICQPLRYPVLMSAKLSILLVAGAWVAGLIHGAIQAILTFRLPYCGPNQVDYFFCDIPAVLKLACADTTVNELVTFVDIGVVVASCFSLILLSYIYIIRAILRIRTADGRRRAFSTCGAHVTMVTVYYVPCAFIYLRPDSHSILDGAASLFPTAITPFLNPLIYTLRNQEVKTALRRMVGRQSTKSEV from the coding sequence ATGGAACGAGTCAACCACACACTCCTGACTGAGTTCATCCTCACAGGAGTTCCCCACCCTCCCAGGCTGAGGACTTTcctgtttgtgttctttttgctGATCTACATCCTGACTCAGCTGGGGAACATGCTCATCCTGATCACTGTCTGTGCCGACACACAGCTCCATGCGCGCCCCATGTACATCTTCCTTGGTGCGCTCTCCGTCATCGACATGGGCATCTCTACCATCATTGTCCCCCGTCTCATGATGAACTTCACTCCAGGCATTAAGCCCATCCCCTTTGGGGGCTGTGTGGCCCAGCTTTATTTCTATCACTTCCTGGGCAGTACTGTGTGTTATCTCTACACCACAATGGCCTATGACAGGTACCTGGCCATATGCCAACCCCTGCGTTACCCAGTCCTCATGTCTGCTAAGCTGAGTATCTTGCTGGTGGCTGGAGCTTGGGTCGCTGGCTTAATCCATGGAGCAATCCAAGCCATTCTAACCTTCCGCTTGCCCTACTGTGGTCCCAACCAGGTAGATTACTTCTTCTGTGACATTCCTGCTGTTTTGAAACTAGCCTGTGCCGATACCACAGTCAATGAGTTGGTGACCTTTGTGGACATCGGAGTGGTGGTTGCCAGTTGTTTCTCCCTGATCCTCCTTTCCTACATCTATATCATTCGGGCCATCCTGAGAATCCGCACAGCTGATGGGAGGCGAAGGGCCTTCTCAACATGTGGAGCCCATGTAACCATGGTTACTGTGTACTATGTGCCCTGTGCCTTCATCTACCTGCGACCTGACAGTCACAGCATCCTGGATGGAGCggcttctctcttccccacagccATCACTCCTTTCCTCAATCCCCTCATCTACACTCTGCGGAACCAGGAGGTGAAGACGGCCTTGAGGAGAATGGTAGGAAGACAAAGCACTAAGAGTGAGGTCTGA